A stretch of the Malus sylvestris chromosome 10, drMalSylv7.2, whole genome shotgun sequence genome encodes the following:
- the LOC126584383 gene encoding sodium/hydrogen exchanger 6-like, protein MKQNFSVKRWPSELALEEIKMELVPFWVQIRGVPLYLNSEANVNPQQMKSVNFWSLKSLPKLVASSVLRRTSSPTNRAQYQPNHRPSRITFEISEISVGTTTEITRLSCYLFSLQNLECCLFVLFPYFSYMLAEGLGLFGIVSILFTGMVMKHYTYSNLSENSQRFVSSFFHLISSLAETFVFIYMGFDIAKEQHSWSHVGFIFFSIIFIIVARAANVFSCAYLVNVVRLAHRQIPLKHQKALCVES, encoded by the exons ATGAAACAAAATTTCTCTGTTAAAAGGTGGCCATCGGAACTCGCACTAGAGGAAATCAAGATGGAATTAGTTCCGTTTTGGGTCCAGATCAGGGGTGTCCCTCTGTATCTTAACTCGGAAGCAAATGTCAACCCCCAACAAATGAAATCGGTGAATTTCTGGAGTTTGAAGAGCCTTCCAAAGCTCGTGGCATCCTCCGTGTTAAG GCGCACATCATCTCCCACGAACAGAGCGCAATACCAGCCAAATCACAGGCCATCGCGAATAACCTTTGAGATTTCAGAGATTTCAG TTGGTACTACGACGGAAATAACGAGGTTGTCTTGTTATCTTTTCAGTCTTCAAAACTTGGAGTGCTGTCTGTTTGTCCTCTTTCCATATTTCTC TTACATGCTTGCAGAAGGTCTTGGTCTGTTTGGTATTGTGTCAATATTGTTCACAGGAATG GTCATGAAGCATTATACGTATTCAAATTTATCAGAAAACTCTCAAAGAtttgtttcttcctttttccatTTGATATCATCACTAGCGGAGACATTTGT GTTTATATACATGGGTTTTGATATTGCCAAGGAACAACATAGCTGGTCACATGTGGGGttcatttttttctcaatt ATTTTTATTATAGTTGCAAG GGCAGCTAATGTTTTTTCTTGTGCATATTTGGTCAATGTGGTTCGACTTGCACACAGACAGATACCTTTAAAACACCAGAAAGCACTTTGTGTCGAGTCTTAA